In the Palaeococcus pacificus DY20341 genome, one interval contains:
- a CDS encoding undecaprenyl-diphosphate phosphatase, giving the protein MNYMEAVVMGVLQGITEWLPISSSGQTMLALMNFFGVPPEQAYSYALMLHLGTLMALAYKFRYDLGKILLKFIAFKWGEEEKFLFYSTLFTGLIGYPLYKTFSERVAGLNIEVVNGLIGVALIVTGLVLYKTQENPIKRAEKEKGLKSDDEVSIVESITAGIAQGIAVLPGISRSGMTIGALLLFGVKQEKAVRLSFLMAIPAIFGALFLEAPKNPMPINVAVVAVLSSFTVSLVMLEVMLKAAKRLNFSKFCILFGSIALIVSLLGVLL; this is encoded by the coding sequence ATGAACTATATGGAAGCTGTAGTAATGGGTGTCCTTCAAGGAATCACAGAGTGGCTCCCTATAAGTAGCTCTGGTCAAACAATGCTAGCGTTGATGAACTTCTTTGGTGTCCCTCCGGAACAGGCATACTCATACGCGCTGATGCTCCATTTGGGAACGCTTATGGCCTTAGCCTATAAGTTTAGATACGATTTGGGGAAGATCCTGCTTAAGTTTATAGCCTTCAAATGGGGGGAGGAGGAGAAGTTCTTATTCTATTCTACTCTCTTCACAGGCTTGATAGGGTATCCCCTATATAAGACGTTTAGCGAGAGAGTCGCAGGCCTCAACATCGAAGTCGTAAACGGCTTAATAGGCGTGGCGTTGATTGTAACAGGGTTAGTGCTATATAAGACACAGGAGAATCCAATAAAGCGAGCAGAAAAAGAAAAAGGGCTTAAGAGTGACGATGAGGTTAGTATCGTTGAGTCCATAACCGCTGGCATTGCTCAGGGAATAGCTGTTTTACCGGGAATATCACGCTCGGGAATGACAATTGGGGCTTTGCTTTTATTTGGAGTTAAACAGGAAAAAGCTGTTAGGTTGAGCTTTTTGATGGCAATTCCAGCCATATTTGGTGCTTTGTTCCTAGAGGCCCCTAAAAACCCGATGCCCATAAACGTTGCAGTCGTTGCAGTTTTGAGTTCATTCACAGTGAGCTTAGTGATGCTTGAGGTGATGCTTAAAGCGGCCAAAAGGTTAAATTTCTCAAAGTTCTGCATATTGTTTGGTAGCATAGCTTTGATAGTATCATTATTGGGGGTGTTACTTTGA
- the hypD gene encoding hydrogenase formation protein HypD translates to MLDLSIFGNKELAQRILRAIKREAEKIDHEVRLMHVCGTHEDTVTRSGIRSLLPENVKIFSGPGCPVCITPAEDIARMMEIVKKAREEGEDIILTTFGDMYKIPTAIGSFADLRSEGYDVRVVYSIYDSYKMALENKNKLVVHFSPGFETTTAPAAGILKEAIEKEIPNFKIYSVHRLTPPAVEALIKAGTIFHGLIDPGHVSTIVGVKGWEYITKEYGVPQVVAGFEPIDFLMGVLMLLRIIRKGEPKIENEYTRVVKYEGNVEAQKTMEYLFDVVDAKWRALGVIPKSGLELKKEFKEYDVKNIYNVEAPKLPELEKGCICGAILRGLALPTQCPLFGKECTPRKPVGPCMVSYEGTCQIFYKYGALL, encoded by the coding sequence ATGCTCGACTTATCAATTTTTGGAAATAAAGAGCTCGCTCAAAGGATTTTGAGAGCGATAAAAAGAGAAGCTGAAAAGATCGACCATGAAGTAAGGCTGATGCACGTTTGCGGAACTCATGAAGACACTGTGACAAGGAGTGGAATACGCTCACTATTGCCTGAAAACGTCAAGATATTCAGCGGGCCAGGATGTCCCGTTTGTATAACTCCAGCGGAAGACATAGCTAGAATGATGGAAATAGTAAAGAAGGCGAGAGAAGAAGGAGAAGACATCATCCTGACCACATTTGGAGATATGTATAAAATCCCAACAGCCATTGGAAGCTTTGCCGACTTGAGAAGTGAAGGCTATGATGTTAGAGTAGTTTACTCAATCTATGACTCATATAAAATGGCGCTTGAGAACAAAAATAAGCTCGTGGTGCATTTTTCTCCGGGCTTTGAAACGACAACAGCCCCAGCGGCTGGAATCTTAAAAGAGGCTATAGAAAAGGAGATTCCAAACTTTAAGATATACTCCGTTCACCGTTTAACTCCCCCCGCAGTCGAGGCTTTAATAAAAGCTGGAACAATCTTCCACGGACTAATAGACCCAGGCCACGTTTCGACAATAGTAGGTGTCAAAGGATGGGAGTACATAACAAAAGAATACGGTGTTCCTCAAGTGGTGGCGGGCTTTGAGCCTATCGACTTCCTCATGGGCGTCCTGATGCTCCTTAGGATAATTCGCAAGGGCGAGCCAAAGATAGAGAATGAGTACACAAGAGTCGTGAAGTACGAAGGCAATGTCGAGGCTCAAAAAACAATGGAGTACCTCTTTGATGTGGTTGATGCAAAGTGGAGGGCTTTGGGAGTTATTCCTAAGAGCGGACTGGAGCTCAAGAAGGAGTTTAAGGAGTACGATGTGAAGAACATCTACAATGTTGAGGCTCCAAAGCTTCCCGAGCTTGAAAAAGGCTGCATCTGCGGTGCCATCTTAAGAGGACTGGCTCTACCAACACAGTGCCCACTCTTTGGAAAGGAGTGCACACCACGAAAACCCGTTGGACCGTGTATGGTCTCATACGAAGGCACGTGCCAGATATTCTACAAGTATGGAGCTCTGCTCTAA
- a CDS encoding DEAD/DEAH box helicase, with product MHKLLASALKERFQLNELQIRAFNEVISGKSTLIIAPTGSGKTESAFLPVLNEILEQNLSPISALYIAPIKALNRDLLERLKWWGERTNLSVEVRHGDTSQYAKARQVKKPPHVLIITPETLGILLTMKSMRKHLSNVRFVIIDEIAELIDNKRGIQLSLALERLEKIANFQRIGLSATIGNEEEVKNWLKADVIVKPSLQKNYKINVLFPQPEEGDEELVQKLRVSLDVATRLRTLWSIVEKHERALIFTNTRQFAEILAHRLKAWGKEVEVHHGSLSKEARIQAERALKEGKIKALICTSSMELGIDIGDVDVVIQYMSPRQVNRLIQRVGRSKHRLGEVSEGYIITTNVEDYLESLIIAKRAVEKKLEAVKPYENALDVLAHFIVGLLMEYKRLSKEEIYHTAKSAYAYRNLRWEDFQGVLDVLESARLIGYDEAKDVLYLRRGSFKYYYENLSTIPDEISYRVLNISSNHIVGRLDENFVMDLEESMEFIMHGRSWILLGIDEDARLLKVRESKSLESAIPSWEGEMIPVPLEVALEVGRLKRELLYNFDMAKRFLKNVEFDENELKLAESILKEQEPLSTDRDSGIESLPKALVIHADFGNQANEALGRFIWAFLSAKYGKVFTMKAQAHAIVFKTPFQLNPSEVKSYLLQDARALEYIISRGIRGSNIYRWRMINVAKRIGALRREAKIRRIERLFEGTVIEKETLNEIFHDKLDVEKAAEILDRIQKGMIRIKTRLKSEASYLAKLNLSVGGEFLVSGELEKDEILELFKERILDTEVALVCTNCGWKSTTRVSRLKSRLSVWKCPKCGSFMLAVAHPIDAELFVKAVKKMKLGKELEKDEEKAYRKLIKASDLIQSYGWDAILTLSAYGVGPDTAARLLSQYRGEALLVALLEAERTFIRTRKFWT from the coding sequence ATGCATAAGCTTTTAGCCAGTGCTCTAAAAGAGCGTTTTCAGCTCAACGAACTTCAAATACGCGCTTTTAATGAGGTTATTTCTGGGAAGAGCACTCTAATCATTGCCCCAACAGGAAGTGGGAAGACAGAGAGCGCTTTTCTTCCAGTCCTAAACGAGATACTTGAGCAAAACCTTTCCCCCATATCTGCCCTTTATATCGCCCCTATAAAAGCTCTAAATCGTGATTTGCTTGAACGCTTAAAGTGGTGGGGAGAAAGAACCAATTTAAGCGTGGAAGTTAGGCATGGGGATACCTCACAGTACGCCAAAGCACGCCAAGTCAAAAAACCACCTCACGTTCTTATTATCACTCCCGAAACACTGGGAATTCTTTTAACTATGAAGTCAATGAGGAAACATTTAAGCAATGTCAGATTTGTAATAATTGATGAGATAGCTGAACTCATTGACAATAAGAGGGGAATTCAGCTAAGCTTAGCTCTTGAGCGCTTAGAAAAAATAGCAAACTTTCAAAGGATTGGATTGAGCGCAACCATAGGTAATGAGGAGGAGGTAAAGAATTGGCTGAAAGCGGACGTAATAGTAAAGCCCTCACTCCAAAAGAACTACAAGATAAACGTCCTATTTCCCCAGCCGGAGGAAGGAGATGAAGAACTTGTCCAAAAGCTCAGAGTCTCTCTCGATGTGGCAACGCGTTTAAGGACACTCTGGTCAATTGTGGAAAAGCACGAAAGAGCCCTCATATTTACGAATACGAGGCAGTTCGCCGAAATTTTGGCCCACCGCTTGAAGGCTTGGGGAAAGGAGGTTGAAGTTCACCACGGGAGCCTCTCCAAGGAGGCAAGGATTCAGGCGGAGAGGGCGCTTAAAGAGGGTAAAATAAAAGCTTTGATATGTACTTCTTCGATGGAACTCGGTATAGATATAGGTGATGTTGACGTTGTAATCCAATACATGAGCCCCAGACAAGTAAACCGACTAATTCAGAGGGTTGGACGCTCAAAGCATCGCCTTGGCGAAGTGAGCGAGGGATATATAATAACCACCAATGTTGAGGATTACTTGGAGAGTCTAATAATAGCAAAGCGGGCCGTTGAGAAGAAGCTTGAAGCAGTTAAGCCCTATGAGAATGCTTTAGATGTTTTAGCACACTTCATAGTCGGTTTGCTGATGGAATACAAACGCTTAAGCAAAGAGGAGATATATCATACGGCTAAAAGCGCTTACGCTTATCGAAACCTAAGGTGGGAAGATTTTCAAGGTGTTTTAGATGTTTTAGAGAGCGCTCGGCTTATAGGTTACGATGAAGCTAAAGATGTCCTCTATTTGAGGAGAGGCTCTTTTAAATACTACTATGAGAACCTCTCGACGATTCCCGACGAGATAAGCTACCGTGTGTTGAATATATCGAGCAACCACATAGTAGGCAGACTGGATGAGAACTTCGTTATGGACTTAGAAGAGAGCATGGAGTTCATTATGCATGGAAGGAGCTGGATTTTATTAGGAATCGACGAAGATGCGCGTTTACTTAAAGTCAGAGAGAGCAAGAGTTTAGAGAGTGCAATCCCATCTTGGGAGGGCGAGATGATACCTGTTCCGTTAGAGGTGGCTTTAGAAGTCGGAAGATTAAAGCGTGAACTCCTCTACAATTTTGACATGGCAAAACGGTTTTTAAAGAACGTTGAGTTTGATGAAAATGAGCTAAAGCTGGCAGAGAGCATTTTGAAGGAGCAAGAGCCCTTAAGTACTGATAGAGATAGTGGAATCGAAAGTTTGCCTAAAGCCTTAGTCATTCACGCAGACTTCGGAAATCAAGCAAATGAAGCCCTTGGACGCTTTATTTGGGCATTTTTAAGCGCTAAGTATGGAAAGGTATTCACAATGAAGGCTCAAGCTCACGCAATAGTTTTTAAAACGCCGTTCCAGCTCAATCCAAGCGAGGTAAAGAGCTACCTCCTCCAAGATGCCAGAGCCTTGGAGTACATCATCTCACGCGGGATTAGAGGGAGCAATATCTACAGGTGGCGCATGATCAATGTGGCTAAGAGAATCGGTGCTTTGAGGAGAGAAGCAAAGATTAGAAGAATAGAAAGGCTATTTGAAGGTACAGTTATAGAAAAGGAGACGCTGAACGAGATTTTCCACGACAAGCTCGATGTTGAAAAGGCCGCAGAAATTTTGGATAGAATTCAAAAAGGGATGATAAGGATTAAAACGAGGCTTAAAAGTGAGGCTTCCTACCTAGCGAAGCTTAACTTAAGTGTAGGCGGCGAGTTCTTAGTGAGCGGAGAGCTCGAGAAAGATGAGATTTTGGAGCTGTTTAAGGAAAGAATCCTAGACACCGAGGTCGCTTTAGTGTGCACTAACTGTGGATGGAAGAGCACAACAAGGGTTTCCCGCCTAAAGTCCCGCTTAAGTGTGTGGAAATGCCCCAAATGCGGCTCCTTCATGCTCGCGGTAGCTCATCCAATAGATGCCGAGCTTTTTGTTAAAGCTGTTAAAAAGATGAAGCTTGGAAAAGAGCTTGAAAAGGATGAAGAGAAAGCCTACAGGAAGCTGATAAAGGCGAGCGACCTAATCCAGAGCTATGGATGGGACGCTATACTCACACTGAGTGCTTATGGTGTGGGGCCAGATACAGCCGCGAGACTTTTGAGCCAATATCGTGGGGAGGCACTCCTGGTGGCACTTTTGGAAGCGGAGAGAACTTTTATCCGAACGAGGAAGTTTTGGACCTAA
- a CDS encoding HypC/HybG/HupF family hydrogenase formation chaperone codes for MCLAVPAKVIEINGNVAIVDFGGVKREARLDFVKDVKIGDYVIVHTGFAIEKLDEKAALESLKAWEEIMSVLEE; via the coding sequence ATGTGTTTGGCTGTTCCAGCAAAAGTTATTGAGATTAATGGTAATGTTGCAATAGTGGATTTTGGAGGAGTTAAAAGGGAGGCGCGGTTGGACTTTGTCAAAGACGTTAAAATTGGCGATTATGTCATAGTTCATACAGGATTTGCGATAGAAAAGCTCGACGAAAAGGCTGCATTGGAGAGTCTAAAAGCCTGGGAGGAGATTATGAGCGTCTTGGAGGAGTGA
- the glmU gene encoding bifunctional sugar-1-phosphate nucleotidylyltransferase/acetyltransferase, with protein sequence MKGVVLAAGKGERLRPLTDDRPKVLLKAANKPIIEYVLANLYPFVDEFIVVVRYKKEKLMRALGDEFRGKPITYVDQVEGDGSARAIYSAKDFVEDEPFLAVNGDIYFELDALKGLMHAFRNNDAALVVKEFEDLSHFGMIEVEKGLVKEVKEKPGKVRGYANLGIYIFKPEIFEFIEKTELSERGEYEITDTLNLYLKAGKKIGVASYKGYWNDVGRPWNLLELNEYLLKTKLEHRIEGLIEEGAKIIPPVYIGRGTIVRSGAYIVGPVIIGEDSKIGPNCFIRPYTSIGNHCHIGNAVEIKNSIIMDYSNAPHLNYVGDSIIGENSNLGAGTITANLRHDNGHVKVEIKGKLEDSGRRKLGAIIGHNVKVGINVTIYPGRKIGSNSFVGPGVVVDKNIPEDSMIVVKQEKIIAERR encoded by the coding sequence TTGAAAGGTGTGGTTTTAGCTGCTGGTAAGGGAGAGCGGTTGAGGCCTCTAACAGACGATAGACCTAAAGTTCTCCTCAAAGCGGCAAATAAACCAATTATTGAGTATGTTCTTGCTAACCTTTATCCCTTTGTGGATGAGTTTATAGTTGTTGTTCGCTATAAAAAGGAGAAGCTCATGAGAGCGCTCGGCGATGAGTTTAGAGGAAAGCCCATTACATACGTCGATCAAGTTGAAGGAGATGGAAGTGCAAGAGCAATTTATTCAGCTAAGGACTTTGTCGAAGACGAACCTTTTTTGGCTGTTAACGGAGATATTTACTTTGAGCTTGATGCTCTGAAGGGGTTAATGCACGCATTTAGGAACAATGATGCCGCGCTGGTTGTTAAGGAGTTCGAAGATTTGAGCCATTTTGGCATGATTGAGGTTGAAAAGGGGTTAGTCAAAGAAGTAAAAGAGAAACCTGGAAAAGTAAGGGGATATGCCAACCTGGGTATTTATATCTTTAAGCCTGAAATATTCGAGTTCATCGAAAAGACCGAGCTTAGCGAGCGCGGTGAGTATGAGATAACCGACACGCTGAATCTCTACTTAAAAGCGGGGAAAAAGATTGGCGTGGCATCCTACAAAGGTTACTGGAATGATGTTGGAAGGCCTTGGAACCTTCTCGAGCTGAACGAGTATCTTCTCAAGACAAAGCTTGAACATAGAATTGAAGGGCTGATAGAAGAAGGTGCCAAAATCATTCCACCAGTCTATATAGGGCGCGGCACAATTGTAAGGAGTGGAGCTTACATTGTGGGGCCTGTTATTATAGGTGAGGACTCCAAAATCGGACCCAACTGCTTCATTAGGCCTTATACGAGCATAGGGAATCACTGCCATATAGGAAACGCTGTAGAGATAAAGAACTCTATAATAATGGACTACTCAAATGCACCGCACTTAAACTACGTAGGCGATTCGATAATAGGGGAAAACTCCAATTTAGGGGCTGGAACCATAACCGCAAACCTGAGACATGACAACGGCCATGTTAAGGTGGAAATTAAAGGTAAGCTTGAGGACAGCGGAAGGAGAAAGCTTGGGGCGATAATAGGTCACAACGTCAAAGTAGGCATAAACGTGACTATCTATCCTGGAAGGAAGATAGGGAGCAACTCCTTTGTAGGGCCGGGCGTGGTAGTGGATAAGAACATTCCGGAGGACTCAATGATAGTTGTAAAGCAGGAAAAAATAATAGCTGAGAGGAGATGA
- a CDS encoding DUF835 domain-containing protein, producing MDWVNSLNLLSRWILFGVSAYKLRKEKSKGWLFLTLAFLLNALDVDKLLLEPLNLRLMEEATSILSTINSFAVGLLLIAAGVYLSKSEFTIRDAIMLSTLGFTAYIWLFLISTTKLASMFTLKTLFPMLVYGTGHLYVAYVLYQYIIKREPLQALFPFGMAALGLLNLTYPYTATLKWFLPYGFAMGMVFRVIMSIGALRFMMYPLHFPEETALSKIESKPYIFGSYESVRSAYPNIFKENNTILITRRDPRVLRGEVDADEIVFWITRAQEGWIETEPRIYAISPAKIDILVDLINKELQKGYNLVYMDTFEYLVVENGFEASAKFLLSLKDRVLRNDASLIVVMSLDALTQKQKAIIVREFEIIE from the coding sequence ATGGACTGGGTAAATTCTCTAAATCTCCTCTCCCGCTGGATTTTGTTCGGAGTCTCGGCATATAAACTCCGCAAGGAGAAAAGCAAGGGCTGGCTATTCTTGACTTTGGCGTTTTTGCTTAATGCCCTTGATGTGGATAAGCTACTCTTGGAACCTTTAAACTTGCGGCTCATGGAGGAAGCAACATCCATTTTAAGTACAATAAACTCTTTTGCAGTAGGTCTTCTCCTAATAGCTGCAGGGGTGTATCTCTCAAAGTCTGAGTTCACGATAAGAGATGCCATAATGTTAAGTACCTTGGGATTCACTGCCTATATCTGGCTCTTTTTAATTAGCACCACGAAGCTTGCTTCCATGTTTACACTTAAAACTCTCTTCCCAATGTTGGTTTATGGCACTGGGCATTTGTATGTTGCTTATGTTCTTTACCAGTACATCATTAAGAGAGAACCTCTTCAAGCTCTATTTCCATTTGGGATGGCTGCATTGGGGCTTCTTAACCTGACCTATCCATATACAGCAACTTTGAAGTGGTTTTTGCCTTATGGCTTTGCAATGGGAATGGTGTTTAGAGTAATCATGAGTATCGGTGCTTTAAGATTCATGATGTATCCCCTGCACTTTCCTGAGGAAACAGCATTATCCAAAATTGAGAGCAAGCCATACATTTTTGGAAGCTACGAGAGCGTTAGGAGTGCATATCCAAACATATTCAAAGAAAACAACACGATTTTGATAACAAGGAGAGATCCTCGAGTCCTTAGAGGGGAAGTAGATGCAGATGAAATTGTTTTCTGGATAACGAGAGCTCAAGAAGGATGGATTGAAACTGAACCCAGGATATATGCTATAAGTCCTGCAAAAATAGACATTCTCGTAGATTTGATCAATAAGGAGCTTCAAAAGGGCTACAACCTCGTTTACATGGATACTTTTGAGTATCTAGTAGTGGAGAATGGCTTTGAAGCCTCTGCAAAGTTCCTGCTCTCCTTAAAAGATAGAGTTTTGAGAAACGACGCTTCATTGATTGTGGTTATGTCTCTAGATGCACTTACACAAAAGCAGAAGGCCATAATTGTAAGGGAATTTGAAATAATTGAATAA